The following DNA comes from Candidatus Eisenbacteria bacterium.
GAGGCGCGGGAGGCGTTGCAGAAGGTGACGCCCGGGGAGGTGAACGCGCTCCAAGGCAAGGACGTTGTCTTCCAGCTCCGCGACTTCAAGCTGCCGTTCACGGCCGAGGGATTCCTCTTGTCGTTCTCGCTGCCCAACTTCTACTTCCACGCCACGACGGCGTACGACATCCTGCGTATGAAGGGCGTCCCGATCGGTAAGCGCGATTACATGGGACCGATGCGGCTGAAGAGCTGACCCGGTCACGAAGGAGCGCTCGCATGAATCCGAACAAGGCACTCTGGGAGAAGGGCGACTACCCGGACCCGCCCGCCGAGCTCGTGGCGGCGTTCCGCACGTACTGCGGCCCGACGATGAACGCGTTCGAGGCCGCGGAGAAGAACGGTCGCGCGGCCGATCTACAGAAGGAGCTGGTCGCGCTCTTCGAGCACCAGAACCAGAGCCCCACGCCTGGGACCACGTCCATTCCCGCAACGTTCCTGCGCATCACGGTCAGGCGCTGAACACGCGGGCACGGCGGATTGCCGTGGGCGCCACGAATCTCTTAAGAGACGATCGATGGCGATCCCCGAGATGACCCCTTCGGCGCCGGCGCTGGACGACCCCGACTTCTACCTCGCCGATCCGCACGCGGCGTTCCGCTGGATGCGCCGGCATGCTCCCGTGTATCGGTGCGAGCGCGCGCGGCTCTGGGCGATCTCCAAGCATGCCGACATCATGCAGGTCTCGCGCGACCCGGAGACCTTCTGCTCCGCGCGAGGCATCCTGATCCACGATGATCTGCGCGGCGAGACGCCGATGCAGACGCCGCCGTCGATCATCCACATGGATCCGCCGCAGCACAATCGCTATCGCAAGCTCGTGAGCCGCGCGTTCACGCCGGGGATGGTGGCAGGTCTCGAGGGGCGCATCCGGGCGATCGCCCGAGAGAGCCTCGACGCCATCCGATCCGGCGAGACGCACGATTTCGTCGAGGCGGTCGCCGTCCCGCTGCCGATGCTCGTCATCGCCGACATGCTCGGCGTCGCGGCCGAGGATCGGGATGCCTTCAAGCGGTGGTCCGACGCGATCATCGCCGCTGCGGATACCGGGGCGTCGCCCGAGTCGATGGAGCACGTGGGCGCGCTGTTCGCGTACTTCCACGGGAGGCTCGGCGAACGCCGCGACCGGCCGCAGAACGACCTCCTCTCGGCGCTCGCGGCCGCGGAGATGGACGGCGACCGGCTCGCGGACCAGGAGGTCCTCATGTTCTGCATGACGCTGCTCGTCGCGGGGAACGAGACGACGCGCAACCTCATCTCCGGCGGCGCGAAGGCCCTGATGGACTTCCCGGACGAACGCCGTGCCCTCGTGGCGCACCCGGATCGCCTGCCGGGCGCCGTCGAGGAGATGCTGCGCTGGGTGACGCCGATCCGCAGCTTCGCGCGCACCGCGACCCGCGACACCGAGATCCGCGGTCAACGGATCGCAGCCGGCGACTACGCGCTCCTCCTGTACGCATCGGGCAACCGCGACGAGGAGGTCTTCGGCCCCACTGCCGGCGTGTTCGACGTCGGCCGCCCCGCCGACGCGATGCACGTCGCCTTCGGGTTCGGCGAGCACTTCTGCCTGGGCGCGAGCCTCGCACGGCTCGAGGCGCGCGTGCTGTTCGAGGAGCTCCTCGACCGCTTCCCCGACTTCTCGCTCGCGGGCGACATCGTGCCGCTGCGTTCGACGCTCATGAACGGCCTCGTCCGCATGCCCGTCACCTTCGGCGGACGGACGCCGAAATGAACGCGATCGGCGACAAGGCGGCCATCGCCGGCATCGGGCAGACGCCGTTCTCCCGCAGTCTCGGTCGCTCC
Coding sequences within:
- a CDS encoding cytochrome P450, with amino-acid sequence MAIPEMTPSAPALDDPDFYLADPHAAFRWMRRHAPVYRCERARLWAISKHADIMQVSRDPETFCSARGILIHDDLRGETPMQTPPSIIHMDPPQHNRYRKLVSRAFTPGMVAGLEGRIRAIARESLDAIRSGETHDFVEAVAVPLPMLVIADMLGVAAEDRDAFKRWSDAIIAAADTGASPESMEHVGALFAYFHGRLGERRDRPQNDLLSALAAAEMDGDRLADQEVLMFCMTLLVAGNETTRNLISGGAKALMDFPDERRALVAHPDRLPGAVEEMLRWVTPIRSFARTATRDTEIRGQRIAAGDYALLLYASGNRDEEVFGPTAGVFDVGRPADAMHVAFGFGEHFCLGASLARLEARVLFEELLDRFPDFSLAGDIVPLRSTLMNGLVRMPVTFGGRTPK
- a CDS encoding DUF1993 family protein → EAREALQKVTPGEVNALQGKDVVFQLRDFKLPFTAEGFLLSFSLPNFYFHATTAYDILRMKGVPIGKRDYMGPMRLKS